The nucleotide window CATCTTATGTGAGGCCTTCAGGTGAGATATCATCATCGGTATGGCCAATTATGGAAATATGATATTTATTTGCAAGATCAATCATCTCTTCCCGGTCAAAAGCAATGGATTTTTCAGCTTCAAGCACAAGAACCCCGACCCCGAATTTATGCATCCTCTCAATGGTTTGACAGCCCGAGGAAGGCAGATCAAAACGCAGATCCTGGGCCGGCTTGGAAAGTTTAACAATCACTGCACCATTTTTGTGGGACAATAAACCGCCTCTTTTAATGGTGGCATCCGTACCATCAATGGCTTCAACAGCAAGAACCGTTCCGTTACTGATCACAACACATTGACCTATATCCAGCTTTCCGATCTCTTTTGCTATTTTCCATCCTTGAACAATATCTTTTTTTTCAGCTTTATCCGGCTTTCGTTTTGTCCAGCATCCTTTGGGGCTGATCAATTCAGGAAGAAGAAAAGTGGAGGGCAAAATTTGTATACCTTCTTTGGCAAGTAAATTTGCAAAAGAGGTTAAAATTGAGTCATCATGGGTTTTAGCGGTTTTGGCAATAAAGGAAAGCGCCTTAAAATCCGGGCGGATATCTTTGAAAATATTGGTCTTTTTAATACTGCCCAGCATGACTGCTTCGGTAATATGGTGTTGTCTGAAATATTTGATCAGTTTGGAAATCTGCCCAAGGTAGAGCCATTTCAGCTCTTCAACATGGTTCAAAAGAATTTTATCCGTTTCAGAGTGAAATCCTGCTGCAAAAACCGTATATCCTTTTTTAACCGCTTTTTTTGAAAAAAGAATGGGGAATTGTCCGCCACCTGCTATAAGTCCGATTTTCATTTTTTTTCAGTGTGACCTTCAGGTTACGCATGACCTCCAGGTTATCGTGTAACCCCACGGTTTGATTTAATAATAAATTCCACAAAATTTTTCACTTCAGCTATTTGCTCAACTTCGGCTTTCACCCGTTCTGAGGCTTGTTTAACGGTTAATCCGATTCTAAAAAAAATCCTGTATGCTTTTTTGAGTTCCTGAAGTGTTGATTTGGGAAAATTATGCCGCTTCAGGCCCACATTGTTCAAACCATGGAGAGTTGCACGATCCCCGGATGCGATCACATATGGCGGTATATCCTTTACCACTGCCGATTTTCCTCCGATATAGGCAAAATCTCCAATTTGAACAAATTGATGAATTGCAACCAGCCCTCCTACCGTTACATTATCACCAATAATGATATGACCGGCAAGAGTAGAGTTGTTGGCTAAAATAACCTGTTTTCCGGTCTTGCAATCATGGGCAATGTGGGTATAGGCCATTAAATAATTTTCTTCCCCCACCTCAGTAATGCCGCCGCCGGATTCAGTTCCCCGGTTAATGGTCACAAATTCCCGGATAATTGTCCCCCTGCCGATTTTAAGATGGGTTTTTTCACCATGAAATTTTAGATCCTGGGGGGCACCTCCAACAGAAGCATATTGAAAAATCCTGCAATTTTCTCCAATAGTCGTGTATTGTTCAATAGTTGTATAAGGGCCGATTGTCGTACCTGACCCAATGTGAACATCTGATTTGATAAGGGCATAAGGACCGATGCTGACATTGGAATCAATTTCAGCTAAAGGATCAACAATGGCAGTGGGGTGAATCATATTTACTCCGTTTATTCGTTTTTATTTTCCAACTCTTTCAATCTTTTTTCAAAAGAAAATAATTTTTTTCTCATTTCCGGCAACCGGGATATGATGCTGACAACTTTGCGCCAACGGCCATGCGGCATATGCGGTATACCGGATACAATTTTATTCTCGCCCACATCACTGTGAACCCCTGTATAGGGACCGACAATAGAACCGTCGCCAATCTTAATATGTCCTGAAATACCGGCTTTGCCGGCAATAATAACATTTTTACCGACAATGCTGCTTCCAGCAATCCCAACCTGGGCAACAATCAATGTGTTGTCCCCGACTTTAACATTGTGTGCAATATGGACAAGGTTATCTGTTTTAACACCAGTCCCGATAACCGTCATACCAAGGGTTCCCCTGTCAATGGTATTACATGCCCCAATTTCAACATGATCCTTGATTTGGACATATCCGGTATGGATGATCTTTTCATGCGTACCGGATGATTGGGTAAAACCAAATCCATCCGAACCAATAACTGTTCCGGAATGGACAAGAACATAACTGCCGATTACAGATCGTTCCATTATGGAGACATTTGGCTTGATAACGGTATGGCTTCCAATACAGGCATTGTCCCCGATAAAAACATTGGGCATCAAATGTACATGATCACCCAATGTGACGTGGTCACCAATAAAAACACCGGACTCAATAACAGTATCTTTTCCAATTTTCACATTCTTTCCGATCGTCGCACTGGAATGGACATGGCCGACATATTTTTTTTGCGGATGAACCATTGAAACCAGTTTGAAAAAAGAAAGTTTGGGGTTTTTTGTTTTTAAAAAGATACCGTTATATCCACTTTCCTTTTCAATGGAAAAAGTATCGGGAATGATTATCACCCCGGCGTTTGTCTGATCAAGACGGTTTAAGAACTTTGAATCACACGCAAAAGTGATATCATCGGGTTGTGCATCTTCAAAAGAGGAAACACCGGTAACGATAAAATAAGCATCACCAATGATTTCAGCCTGAATAATTTTTGCAATTTCATTTACAGAGAATTTCATAAAAGAACTTTTATATGAAACTCAGTTCAACATACCGTAAATAATAAGAGTTTCATTTTTTTGTTGTGGCAGGTCAATCTGCCATTGCCTTTATTAGTTGGTTTTAGACACTTTTAAGTTGTATTTTTTAATAACTTGATCCGTAATATCCAGTTGCGTTGGATGATAAACTACACCAGCCGTCTTTTTTTCAAGAATCAGCAAATAGTCTTCTTCTTTTCCAATTTCATCTGTAATTTTAAAAACTTCTTTTTCAAATTTATTTAATAAGTCCATTTCAAACTGCTTAATTCCTTTTGTAAAATCATCCTGCATCTGTTTGATATCATTAACGCGAATCCTGAACTCGCGTTGTTTCTCTTTTTGTTTTTCAGGAGTTAATACAAAGGAATTCGCGTTCAAGGCTTTTTGCATTTCATCCAGTTGTTTTTTTTCATCCTGTAATTTTTTTTGTAGCTCAGCATGTTTGCCGCTTGTTTGTTTCTGGATTATTTTTCCAGCGCTGGACTCCTGCAATATTTTTTGAAAATTGATCACACCGATTTTTGCGATATCCGCACAAAGAACTTCAGAAACGAATCCGAAAAACAATATCATACTTAAAATAACAATAGTTCTTTTCATTAAATCCTCCATAATTTTTAAATTTAAAAAGAAGCACCAACGGAAAATTCAAATTGTCCGTCGCCACTGTTTTTTACGTTTTTGCCATCAATGACCCAGGCGTATTCAACTCTTAACGGCCCTATGGGAGAATTCCATCGCATCCCGGTACCGAAACTTGAGAATTGGTCTCCAAGATCAAAATCTTCACTGGTTCTATATACATCACCGCGATCATAAAAGAAAACAACGGCAACTTTGTATTTTTCCGTTAAAGGAAAAGTCACCTCCGCATTAAATTGAAGATATTTTTCTCCTCCCCTGTCCTTTTCTCCTGCCTGTGAAGCATTAATGTCAAATTTATCAAATCCTCTGACAGAATTCATACCTCCCAGGTAAAATTTGGTAAAATCAATATCTATGTCATCGCTGGTTCGGTCATCCAAATATCCTGCTTCCGCATGCAATGCACCTGTAAATTTCCAGAAAAGAGGAAAAAAGATACCGGTTTCAACAAGATATTTTGTGTAATCAATATCACCGCCCAAAAATTCTCCGGCATATTCAATTGAAAGCTTATGTTTTGATCCTTCCGTGGGCAAGAAAAAATCATCCCTGGAGTCATATTGCAGAAAAGGTTTTATGCTGCTGGTTAGAAAAGAGCCGGGTGTCATGTTTGTGTCTGCAACTTGAACCTCTGTTATTTCAAAATCTTCAATATTATAATTTATACCTATTGTAGTATAGTCAAAAAGTCGGTATCCCAACTTTAATGTCATGCCTAATGCCTCTTTATCATAATAATCATACTCTTTATCTTCCTTATAAAGTTGCACTCCGCCGGAAACAGCCGTATCCATAATATAAGGCTCAAAAAAACTGATATCATAGAGAACGGACTCTTCAGAAAGCTGGACACCTATTTTTAAGGTTTGGCCTTTTCCAAAAAGATTTCTTTCCTGGATGGAACCTGACAGAAAACCACCTTCTGTGCTGCTGACACCACCGCCAATTGAAAAAGTGCCGGTTTCTTTTTCAACAACTCTGACATCTAAATCCATTTTGTTTTCATCAACTGTCTTCACCGGCTTGACATCAATCTCATCAAAATAATTCAGGCGGTTTAAATTTTTAAAGCTTTTTTGGATATTCTCTTTGCTGTAAAGATCCTGCTCAATAATTTTAATTTCTCTTCTGATAACTTTATCACGGGTTTTCAAATTACCACTGATATTAATCCTGTTAAAAAAAACAGGTTCTCCCTTGTCTATGGAAAATGTGACACTCATCATTTTCTCCTGATCATCTTTATCAACAAGGGGATTGATATTTGCATTGGCAAAACCTTTGTTGGCATAATAATCGGAAATAGTGAGAATATCTTTTCTAATCGTCTCTCTGTTGTACAGCTGTGTTTCTTTGGACTGAATATCTTCTAAAAGTTCTTCTTTGGCTACAATCAAATCTCCTGCAATATCAATTGTTTTAATCTTATATTGCATGCCTTCCTCAATTTTGAAATAAATGGAAATTGATTTTTCACCAACATCAATAACAGGATCTGAAACTTTTGTATCAATAAAACCATTGTTTTTATATAGAGATTCAATCCTTATCACATCATTTTGAACCTCTGTCTCGTTAAGATCTCCTGAAGAGGTGAAAAACGAAAAAAAACCTTTTTCAGACGTTTCCATAGCTTTTTTTATTTTTTTATCAGAAAAATAATTGTTTCCTTCAAAGGTGATTTTTTCAACTTTAATCTGTTTTCCTTCATTAAAAATAAAAACAATGTCGGCCTGGGAATGCTCAAGCGGAACGATTTCATAGCTTACCGAACAATTTTGATAATTTTTTTCAGTATACATTAAGCGCATGCGATTCACATCAGAATTAAGTTTGTGAATATTTAAAATCGAACCTGTTTTTGTATCTACACTGTCTGCAAGCTCCTCATCCTCATAAACCGTATTATCCTTAAATTTTAATTTCCTGACAGTGGGTTTTTCAGTGAGCTCAAAGACCAGTTTTACGCCATTGTCAAGAGATTGTTTTTTAACAACCACATTGTCAAAATAGCCCATTTCATAAATCTTGCGCAGATCTTTAGATATTTTATCAGGCTTAATAATATCTCCGGCCCGGGAATCGATAATCCGCATAATGGCATCGGTTTCCACTCTTTTATTTCCTGTAACAACAATATCTGTTATGATTTTTTTATGGTAAATCTCTCCGATTATTTCTTTACTGATCTTGGATACGGCAGAAAACAGATTTTCAAGGGTGTCGGCATCAGCATATAGGGGAAAAGAACTGTCCTCTTTATAAATATTTACAAGATTTGAGTCTATACTGACGCTGTCTCCAGCCATAAAAACTGATCCGGTTAAAATATAATCAACCCCCAATTCAATCCCGTGTTTTCTAAACTGTGAAAAGGTCCATTGATTGATATCGGTTTGGATATCTGGCTGAATTTTTGAAAAGATTACGGTAATACCTTCCAACTCAAGGTTTTTAGAAATCATCAATGGAATTTTTGTGGGAATTTTTGTATCAAGCTGATTATCTGGCTGTCCGGCATCAAAGGAAAAAGGAACAATCGCCAGTTTGATATCCGTTTCTGCGAACAGATCACCACTGAACAATAAACTAAATAAAACAATAACTATGGCTGTTTTTCTTAAAATAGATTTATTCATGATATTGTCACTTGTTTTTTATCTTCGTTAAACAGGAATTATTTTTCCATCCATTATGGTAACGGTTCTGTTCATCATACTGGCAAGTTCATTATTATGAGTTACCACGATAACAGTCATGCCGATCTCTTTATTCAATTCATCAATTAACTCATGAACACTGCGGCTGTTTTTTTGGTCAAGGTTCCCGGTTGGTTCATCTGCCAAAAGTATTTTTGGTTTCATAACCAATGCTCTTGCCAGTGCCACCCTTTGTTGTTCACCTCCTGAAAGATCTTCCACCCGATGGGAAACCCTTGATAAAAGCCCTACCCTTTCAAGCATATTTAAGGCACTTCTTTCAATAGTTTTTTTATTTTTATGCGCAATTAAACCCGGCATCATAACATTTTCCAATGCTGAAAACCCTTGAAGCAAATAATGAAATTGAAATACAAAGCCAAGTTTTGAATTTCTGAAATAGGCAAGTTTTTCATCTCCCAATAAAAGCAAATCATTTTCCTGGAAAAAAATTTTACCGGAATCAGGCCTGTCAAGGGTGCCTATAATATTTAAAACTGTCGATTTGCCAATACCTGATGCCCCGACAATTGCAATTGTTTCACCTTTGTAGATATCAAAAGAAGAAGTATCTAAAATTTCAATTTTTGATGATTTTGAATAAAAACCTTTTGAAACCGATTGAAGCGACATCAGTGGTATGGGTGAATTATCCATATCTTAAAGCCTCAACCGGATCCATTTTTGATGCTTTATATGCGGGGTACAAAGTTGAGAAAAAACAAATAATAATGGCACAAATGGCGATAACAATGACATCAAGAAATTCAAGCTGCACCGGAAGTGTCGAAAAAGGGTATGCATCCGGCAATTGGATAAAGTCATATCGTTTTAAAACAAAACAAATGACCACACCTGAAATAGTACCGATACATGTCCCCATAAGTCCGATAATCATGCCTTTGAGAATAAATATTTTTCTGATGGTTTTGTTTGTTGCCCCCATTGCCTTTAAAACAGCGATATCTTTTGTTTTTTCCATTACCATCATAATCAGGGCGCTGGCAATATTAAACGCTGCAACCAGTATGATCAGCGTCAGAATAATAAACATGGCTGTTTTTTCAAGTTTTAAGGCTGAAAAGAGGCTTTTATTGATTTCCATCCAGTCCCTCAGATAAAAAGGGTAATTTGATATATCTGAAAGGCTGTCTTTAACCGGTTTGACATTAAACACATCATCAATCCAGATACCAATGGCAGAAATTTTGTTTTTTGCATTGGACAGTTTTTGAGCTTCTTTTAAATGAACATAGGCCAGTGTGCTGTCATATTCATACATACCGGAATCAAAAGTTTGCGTTACGGCAAACCGTTTCATTGATGGAATATGTCCCATGGGAGAAATAAATCCGTTTGGGGTCATGAGAATCACCTTGTCACCTTTTGTGACTCCGATAATGTTTGCAAGTTCCCGGCCTAAAATTATTCCCGGAAGGTTCCCGTTTTCCGGTTTTGTGCCCAGCAGTTTTTTTAATTGTTCCGGTCCCAATCCTTTCACAAGACTAAACCCCTTGTCAGGGTCGATTCCTCTAACCATGACACCGGAAAAAGCATTGCTTGAACGGATCATGGCCTGGGCAAATAAAATCGGCGCAGAGCCTTTGATCTGATCTTTTTGATCAAGGTTTGTTAATATAGAAGAGTAGGCATCAAACTTTCCTGTGTAATTCATCAAAAGTATATGTGGTTCAACACCTAGAATTCGCTTTCGAAAATCAGTTTCAGCACCACTCATAACGGCAATAACGACAACAAGCGCCATAACACCGACGGTAACGCCTGCCACGGAAAGAAATGTAATCAGGGAAATAAACCCTTCTTTTCTTTTTGCTTTAAGGTATTTGCCTGCTATGAATAATTCAAAGGTCATCTAATCAGACATTTTTTTCATATGGGGAAAAAGGATGACTTCTCGAATGGAGGCGGAATTGGTCAGCAGCATCACAAGCCTGTCGATGCCGATGCCTTCTCCTGCGGTTGGAGGCATACCATATTCAAGTGCTTCCACATATTCGGAATCCATTATATGGGCTTCTGAATTTCCTTCATCTCTTTGCTGTACCTGCATTAAAAAGCGGTTATGCTGATCTTCGGGGTCATTGATTTCAGAAAATCCATTGGCAATTTCCCGACCCGCAATAAACAATTCAAACCGGTCTGTCAATTCAGGATTGTCCTCGCTTTTTCTGGATAAGGGAGAAACTTCCACAGGGTATCCGGTAATAAATGTGGGCTGGATTAACTTGGGTTCAACCAGAATATCAAACAGCTTTGTTAAAATTTTACCATGACGGTCTTTTTTTGTGATCTGTATGTTGTTGTCCTGGGCAAATTTTAGCAACGCCTGGGTATCATCTATAATCTCAGGATCAATTCCACCGATTTTCGTGAGCGATTCAATCATTGGAATGCGCTGCCATCCTTTTTTAAAGTCAATGGATTGCCCCTGATAATCTACGGTTGTTGAACCTGACACCTGCTGTGCAATGGATTCAAACATCTCTTCAGTCATATCCATCAACTGTTCATAGTCTGCATAAGCCTGATAAAACTCAACCATTGTGAATTCAGGGTTGTGCCGGGTTGAAACCCCTTCGTTTCTAAAGTTCCGGTTAATTTCAAAAACCTTTTCAAATCCGCCGACAACCAGTCGTTTCAGGTATAATTCAGGAGCAATTCTCAAAAACAGCTCCATTCCAAGTGCATTGTGCCAGGTTTTAAACGGAGTGGCTTCAGCTCCACCGGCTAATGGCTGCATCATGGGTGTTTCAACTTCCATGAACCCTTTTTCTTCAAAAAAACGTCTCATGGAAGCGACAATCTGGCTTCTTTTTATGAAAATCTGCCGGGTATCCTCGTTCATTACAAGATCAAGATATCTCTGGCGGTATCGTTTTTCAGGGTCTTTTATCCCGTGAAATTTTTCCGGCAACGGTCTTACCGCCTTGGATAACAACCTGAATTTATCAGCCAGAAGGGTCCACTCACCGGTTCGTGTTTTAAACAAAGGACCTTTAACGCCAATAAAGTCACCAATATCAAGCTTCTTAAACAGAGAATAGGTTTCATCCCCTACCCTGTTTTGTTGTAAATAGACCTGGAGTTGATCAGATCCGTCTTTAAATCGGACAAAAGACGATTTTCCCATTTTATTAATGGCCATCATTCTTCCTGCCATTTGGAATTGATCGCCTTCTTCACCTAAAGAGTCAGGGTTTTCTTCAGTGAATTTTTTCAGTTCTTTGATGGAACATGATGGTTTAAAATCATTTGGGTACAGATTAATTCCATTATCTTTCAATTCATTGATTTTTTCTTTTCGAAGTTGTATCAGCTTACTTTGTTTATCCATAAATAGTTACTTTCATATTCTTAAGTGCATTTTGCAAGTCGTTTCATTTAATAAAAGAAAGAATAAATAGCCTGTTTTGTATAAAATTGTCAAGATTTTGTTATTTGCCTTTTGAGGCAGCACCATTAAAAAAAATATTGAACGCCGTACCTTTTCCAGGTGTCGATTCAAAGTCAATCACACCATCGTAGGTATCAATCAGCCTGTGGATAATAGAAAGACCAAGACCGGTTCCATCTGGTTTTGTTGTATAAAAAGGATCAAAAATATGACGGCCGTCTTTTTGATTAATACCAATACCAGTATCTTCAATAACCAAATAAACCCTGTTGGTTATCGAAGCTCTGAGTTGAATTTTAATCTCTCCTTGACCGTTTATGGATTGCGCGGCATTTTTTAATAAATTCCATAGAATCTGGGTAAAATGCAATGGATCGATAAACACACTGGCATCTTTATTCAACCTCATAGTAAGTTTGATTTTTTCATTTCGTTCAGGATCATTTAAAAAAAGTGCAACCGTTTCTTCAATTAATTGTGCCATTTTAATCACACAGGCATTGTCTGTACGTGGATTTGCAAACAAACGAATATTATTGACAATATTTTTAAGCCGATCTGTTTCCCGTAAAATTATCTGCATCAGTTTGTCTTCATAAGAACCGGGTTTTGTATCTTCCTGAAGCAATTGAATGGATCCTGATAAAGACGCTAAAGGATTTTTGATCTCATGAGCTATGCCTGAAATCATTTCATCCATGGCAGCCATTTTTTCAACCCGTTTCAAGTGTTCCCTTACCATTTTTAAATCCTGTTTAGCTCCTTTTAACTGACGCGCCAAAAGGCCGCTTAAGATTGCAACAGCAAAACAAGCCATGATTATGATGATAATTCTATAAATAATGTAACTTTCATCAATCGTACCGGAAAGATACAACTGCCCCGAAAATGGCTTGATGATTTTATAGTATTCCAGTTCAACCAATATGCCATATTGAAGACATGAAATGGTGGCAATAATCAAACTGCCTTTTTGAAGCAGTAACATGGAAGTGTAGATAATAACAACCAGGTAAAGAAAGGTGAAAATACTGTCATAACTGCCGGTAACAAAAATAATGGCAGTGACGATAAACGTATCCGTAATTGTTTGAAAATACGCCAGAAAAAGTTTGTTTTTGAATTTATTTAACCAGATAAGATAAAGGATTGAAAGAACCAGAATGGCTGCTGCAATATTATATAAGGTTAAAAACGGCTGTGAAAAAAAAGACAAGTGTTCTCCTGATGAAAAAACAAGGCAGGAGACAATCAAAACAACGGTAAAAATGACTCTTGACAGAATGATCCATTTGATTTGAAGAAATAAATTTGTCGATTCTTTAACAGAATTGTCTTTCATATTTCTATGAAATTGCACCCGCCATGGTAAAAATAGGCAGATACATTGAAATAACAAGTCCGCCAATCACCACTCCAAGAAAAACGAGCATAAATGGCTCTATCATATCCGTCAGATTTTTAACGGCCTGGTCCACTTCATCATCGTAAAAATCAGCAATTTTTTCCATCATTGTATCCAGCGCACCTGTTGATTCTCCAACAGCGATCATTGAACAGACCATGGAAGGAAAAACACCGGATTCAAGCAATGGGTCAGCCATTGACCGGCCTTCTGCAATTCCTGCTTTAACGTCCTGGATTGCAAATTCCACGATTTTATTTCCGGATGTTTTGGCCACAATTTCAAGTACCTCAAGAATTGATACCCCGCTTGAAAGCATTGTACTGGTCGTTCTGGTAAATTTTGCCACAGCAACTTTGCGTATCAGAACACCAATGACAGGGAGTCTCAAAAACAGGTCATCCATTAAAATTCGGCCTTTCTTATTGGCATAGGTCCGTTTGAAAAGAAACAAGAAAGCAATTATTCCTCCAATGATATATCCGATATTGCCAATGACAAATTCACTCATGGCTATCACCAATAAAGTCGGTGCAGGTAATGTTGCACCAAAATCGGCAAACATGGCAGAAAAAACGGGAATCACAAACACCAGGATAACCGCAACAACTATAGCAGCTACAATAAGGGTGATAATCGGATAGGTCATAGCACCCTTGACCTGTCTCTTTAACTTGGCCATTTTTTCCATATAGGCAGACAGTCTCTTCAAAATAACATCAAGTATACCACCGGCCTCACCGGCTGCAACCATATTGATGAACAGCTCATTAAATACTTTTGGGAATTTTTTCAAAGCATCTGCAAAAGTTTCACCAGATTCAACAGAGCCTTTGATTTTTTTTAAGTTTTTTTTAAACGTTGGATTTTCCTGTTGTGACTGGAGAATATCAAGGCATTGAAGAAGCGGCAAACCGGCGTCAATCATTGTGGAAAACTGCCTGGAAAATATAATGACGTCACTTTCTTTAACTTTGGGTTGAAGAAATTCTATGTTTTCAAAAATATCTTTTGGTTTTTTTTTGACTCTGGTCGGGGTGATTTTTCGTCTTTTGAGGCTTTGTTCTACCTGTTTCGAAGTTTCCGCCTCCATTTCACCCTTGACTTTTCTTCCTTTGGGGTTTTTTCCCTTCCATTCAAATACAGTCGTCATCATCAATCCTTAATTATCATGTTTCAAATCAAGATTACCTTTATAAACTTAAAATATACCAAAATTTAAATGTATCAGGATCAGATCATTTGTAAAATCAAAATAGATATACTATATAAATTTTATTAATTGATTACAACAGGAGTTATTTTTTGAGCAAAAAAAACAAAACCATTACAGCAGAAACGATTATCACAAGTCATATTAATGCGGATTTTGATGCCATCGCTTCAATGCTGGCGGCTCAAAAATTGTATCCAAATTCAATTATTGTTTTTCCAGGTTCCCAGGAAAAAAATTTACGGGACTTTTTTATCAGTTCCACAAGTTACCTGTTTAACATGGCAGACCCAGGTTCCATTGATTTTTCTCAAACCTTGAGGCTTGTAATTGTTGATACAAGACAAACAAGCAGACTGCCCCAGGTATCTGATTTGCTAAGAAAAAAAGATATTAAAATAGATATCTATGATCACCATCCCGCCATGGAAGG belongs to Desulfobacula toluolica Tol2 and includes:
- a CDS encoding two-component system sensor histidine kinase NtrB; the protein is MKDNSVKESTNLFLQIKWIILSRVIFTVVLIVSCLVFSSGEHLSFFSQPFLTLYNIAAAILVLSILYLIWLNKFKNKLFLAYFQTITDTFIVTAIIFVTGSYDSIFTFLYLVVIIYTSMLLLQKGSLIIATISCLQYGILVELEYYKIIKPFSGQLYLSGTIDESYIIYRIIIIIMACFAVAILSGLLARQLKGAKQDLKMVREHLKRVEKMAAMDEMISGIAHEIKNPLASLSGSIQLLQEDTKPGSYEDKLMQIILRETDRLKNIVNNIRLFANPRTDNACVIKMAQLIEETVALFLNDPERNEKIKLTMRLNKDASVFIDPLHFTQILWNLLKNAAQSINGQGEIKIQLRASITNRVYLVIEDTGIGINQKDGRHIFDPFYTTKPDGTGLGLSIIHRLIDTYDGVIDFESTPGKGTAFNIFFNGAASKGK
- the lysS gene encoding lysine--tRNA ligase, translated to MDKQSKLIQLRKEKINELKDNGINLYPNDFKPSCSIKELKKFTEENPDSLGEEGDQFQMAGRMMAINKMGKSSFVRFKDGSDQLQVYLQQNRVGDETYSLFKKLDIGDFIGVKGPLFKTRTGEWTLLADKFRLLSKAVRPLPEKFHGIKDPEKRYRQRYLDLVMNEDTRQIFIKRSQIVASMRRFFEEKGFMEVETPMMQPLAGGAEATPFKTWHNALGMELFLRIAPELYLKRLVVGGFEKVFEINRNFRNEGVSTRHNPEFTMVEFYQAYADYEQLMDMTEEMFESIAQQVSGSTTVDYQGQSIDFKKGWQRIPMIESLTKIGGIDPEIIDDTQALLKFAQDNNIQITKKDRHGKILTKLFDILVEPKLIQPTFITGYPVEVSPLSRKSEDNPELTDRFELFIAGREIANGFSEINDPEDQHNRFLMQVQQRDEGNSEAHIMDSEYVEALEYGMPPTAGEGIGIDRLVMLLTNSASIREVILFPHMKKMSD
- a CDS encoding type II secretion system F family protein, with translation MTTVFEWKGKNPKGRKVKGEMEAETSKQVEQSLKRRKITPTRVKKKPKDIFENIEFLQPKVKESDVIIFSRQFSTMIDAGLPLLQCLDILQSQQENPTFKKNLKKIKGSVESGETFADALKKFPKVFNELFINMVAAGEAGGILDVILKRLSAYMEKMAKLKRQVKGAMTYPIITLIVAAIVVAVILVFVIPVFSAMFADFGATLPAPTLLVIAMSEFVIGNIGYIIGGIIAFLFLFKRTYANKKGRILMDDLFLRLPVIGVLIRKVAVAKFTRTTSTMLSSGVSILEVLEIVAKTSGNKIVEFAIQDVKAGIAEGRSMADPLLESGVFPSMVCSMIAVGESTGALDTMMEKIADFYDDEVDQAVKNLTDMIEPFMLVFLGVVIGGLVISMYLPIFTMAGAIS